A window from Triticum aestivum cultivar Chinese Spring chromosome 6D, IWGSC CS RefSeq v2.1, whole genome shotgun sequence encodes these proteins:
- the LOC123141619 gene encoding VAN3-binding protein: protein MEGYLLGRTKRRDHLLLMDGAGAVQSPQTPVEPMEFLSRSWSVSASDLSKVLAVGGGRRSSNFVVDRLSGMLMPETLALAAASGTGSPKKRTCRSRSAISAHHHTIGRWFHHKDGGSRVDKARAERARVHAAVSVASVAAAVAALAAGAANPEDGEDAKMDAALASATQLLASHCIEFAELAGADHDQVASAVEGAVDVRSPGDLLTLTAAAATALRGATALRLREQREARSKAAVAPSEKAGSCGADIWCKEGTLLKRSRKGGALRWKRVSVYINKRSQVIVKLKSKHIGGAFSKKKRSVVYGVHGDMPAWPPGHKPCGMPDSATAAPENRHFGLRTAQGLVEFECESRMHKQEWVESVKNLLRQAAGGTAQLEHSFESLRLSAS, encoded by the exons ATGGAAGGGTACCTGTTGGGGAGGACCAAGAGGAGGGATCACCTGCTGCTCATGGACGGCGCCGGCGCAGTGCAGTCGCCGCAGACGCCGGTGGAGCCCATGGAGTTCCTGTCGCGGTCGTGGAGCGTCTCCGCGTCGGACCTATCCAAGGTGCTGGCGgtcggcggcgggaggcggagctCCAACTTCGTCGTCGATCGCCTCTCCGGGATGCTCATGCCGGAGACGCTCGCGCTCGCCGCCGCTTCCGGCACCGGCAGCCCCAAAAAGCGT ACTTGCAGGAGCAGGAGCGCGATCTCCGCGCACCACCACACGATCGGCAGGTGGTTCCACCACAAGGACGGGGGCAGCAGGGTCGACAAGGCCCGTGCCGAGCGGGCGCGCGTCCATGCGGCGGTCTCCGTGGCCAGCGTGGCTGCCGCGGTCGCTGCCCTCGCGGCGGGAGCCGCGAACCCGGAGGACGGAGAGGACGCTAAGATGGACGCCGCGCTGGCATCCGCCACGCAACTTCTGGCCTCGCACTGCATCGAGTTTGCCGAGCTCGCCGGGGCAGACCACGACCAGGTGGCCTCCGCCGTCGAGGGCGCCGTCGACGTCCGGAGCCCCGGCGATCTCCTGaccctcaccgccgccgctgcaACAG CTCTACGAGGAGCCACGGCGCTGAGGCTGAGAGAGCAGCGGGAGGCGAGGAGCAAAGCGGCGGTGGCGCCCTCCGAGAAGGCCGGCAGCTGCGGCGCGGACATATGGTGCAAGGAAGGGACGCTCCTCAAGCGCAGCCGGAAAGGCGGCGCTCTGCGCTGGAAGCGAGTGTCCGTGTACATCAACAAGAGGTCGCAGGTGATCGTGAAGCTCAAGAGCAAGCACATCGGCGGCGCcttctccaagaagaagaggagcgTCGTGTACGGCGTGCACGGCGACATGCCGGCGTGGCCGCCGGGGCACAAGCCCTGCGGCATGCCGGACTCTGCGACAGCGGCGCCGGAGAACCGCCACTTCGGGTTGAGGACGGCGCAGGGCCTGGTCGAGTTCGAGTGCGAGAGCAGGATGCACAAGCAGGAGTGGGTGGAGTCGGTGAAGAACCTGCTCCGGCAGGCGGCCGGCGGCACTGCTCAGCTCGAGCACTCGTTCGAGTCGCTCAGGCTTAGCGCGTCGTAA